One part of the Solanum dulcamara chromosome 8, daSolDulc1.2, whole genome shotgun sequence genome encodes these proteins:
- the LOC129899215 gene encoding protein REVEILLE 6 isoform X1, producing MVMALPNLGSFSNPTATATASAAATPSTSNPLSPSDDPSKKIRKPYTITKSRESWTEPEHDKFLEALQLFDRDWKKIEAFVGSKTVIQIRSHAQKYFLKVQKSGTNEHLPPPRPKRKAAHPYPQKATKSAPAVSQASTSFQASLPLPEPGFVKRPDSSLLPSYPATVVSVPSWTDNSVPPVSLSQMKDNVRETGQPITNNCCCSSNESTPRSKSTVKAMERTQGPSMRVLPDFAQVYNFIGSVFDPAVTEHLQKLKKMDRIDVETVLLLMRNLSINLTSPDFEHDRQLLLSYDIEMEKLSK from the exons ATGGTCATGGCCCTTCCTAATCTCGGCTCCTTCTCCAACCCAACCGCCACCGCCACCGCTTCTGCCGCCGCAACGCCGTCCACATCCAACCCGTTGTCGCCTAGCGATGACCCGTCGAAAAAAATTCGAAAACCCTACACTATTACCAAGTCGCGGGAAAGCTGGACCGAACCCGAGCACGATAAGTTCCTTGAAGCCCTTCAGCT CTTTGACCGTGACTGGAAGAAGATTGAAGCATTTGTCGGATCAAAAACTGTTATTCAG ATACGTAGCCAtgctcaaaaatattttctgaaagTCCAGAAGAGTGGAACCAATGAACATCTTCCTCCTCCTCGACCAAAAAGAAAAGCTGCTCATCCCTACCCACAGAAAGCCACAAAAAGTG CTCCAGCTGTCTCACAGGCGTCTACATCTTTTCAAGCTTCCCTTCCATTACCGGAACCTGGGTTTGTAAAAAGGCCTGATTCTTCTTTGCTACCTAGCTATCCAGCTACTGTTGTGTCTGTGCCGTCATGGACTGACAACTCTGTGCCACCAGTTAGTTTGTCGCAAATGAAAG ATAACGTGAGAGAAACAGGTCAGCCAATCACCAATAACTGTTGTTGCAGTAGTAATGAAAGCACTCCAAGATCAAAATCAACAGTTAAGGCGATGGAGCGGACTCAAGGACCCTCAATGAGAG TTTTGCCTGACTTTGCTCAAGTATACAATTTCATCGGCAGTGTATTTGACCCTGCTGTTACTGAACACTtgcaaaaattgaaaaaaatggaTCGTATTGATGTCGAGACG GTGTTGTTGCTGATGAGAAACCTCTCTATCAACCTTACGAGCCCTGATTTTGAGCATGAT
- the LOC129899215 gene encoding protein REVEILLE 6 isoform X2: MVMALPNLGSFSNPTATATASAAATPSTSNPLSPSDDPSKKIRKPYTITKSRESWTEPEHDKFLEALQLFDRDWKKIEAFVGSKTVIQIRSHAQKYFLKVQKSGTNEHLPPPRPKRKAAHPYPQKATKSAPAVSQASTSFQASLPLPEPGFVKRPDSSLLPSYPATVVSVPSWTDNSVPPVSLSQMKDNVRETGQPITNNCCCSSNESTPRSKSTVKAMERTQGPSMRVLPDFAQVYNFIGSVFDPAVTEHLQKLKKMDRIDVETVLLLMRNLSINLTSPDFEHDLLLSYDIEMEKLSK, translated from the exons ATGGTCATGGCCCTTCCTAATCTCGGCTCCTTCTCCAACCCAACCGCCACCGCCACCGCTTCTGCCGCCGCAACGCCGTCCACATCCAACCCGTTGTCGCCTAGCGATGACCCGTCGAAAAAAATTCGAAAACCCTACACTATTACCAAGTCGCGGGAAAGCTGGACCGAACCCGAGCACGATAAGTTCCTTGAAGCCCTTCAGCT CTTTGACCGTGACTGGAAGAAGATTGAAGCATTTGTCGGATCAAAAACTGTTATTCAG ATACGTAGCCAtgctcaaaaatattttctgaaagTCCAGAAGAGTGGAACCAATGAACATCTTCCTCCTCCTCGACCAAAAAGAAAAGCTGCTCATCCCTACCCACAGAAAGCCACAAAAAGTG CTCCAGCTGTCTCACAGGCGTCTACATCTTTTCAAGCTTCCCTTCCATTACCGGAACCTGGGTTTGTAAAAAGGCCTGATTCTTCTTTGCTACCTAGCTATCCAGCTACTGTTGTGTCTGTGCCGTCATGGACTGACAACTCTGTGCCACCAGTTAGTTTGTCGCAAATGAAAG ATAACGTGAGAGAAACAGGTCAGCCAATCACCAATAACTGTTGTTGCAGTAGTAATGAAAGCACTCCAAGATCAAAATCAACAGTTAAGGCGATGGAGCGGACTCAAGGACCCTCAATGAGAG TTTTGCCTGACTTTGCTCAAGTATACAATTTCATCGGCAGTGTATTTGACCCTGCTGTTACTGAACACTtgcaaaaattgaaaaaaatggaTCGTATTGATGTCGAGACG GTGTTGTTGCTGATGAGAAACCTCTCTATCAACCTTACGAGCCCTGATTTTGAGCATGAT